The Flavobacteriales bacterium genome includes a region encoding these proteins:
- a CDS encoding HAMP domain-containing histidine kinase, with product MALNNYQFRTIIKAAIFVLAMTIVGVSLLYTDNLAQKLADEERVKMALWAEATKLIATASQNEDYDLTYALSVVKANNTIPVIVTLESGEIINEKNIDSVRSKDPEYLKSLIKDMRSENEPIEAELFENQKIIIYYNNSILFQKLKLYPYVQLAIIAVFLMITYYAFSYNRRWEQDQVWVGMSKETAHQLGTPISSLMAWMELTKANDGNMSEEVIQEVEYDIKRLELITERFSKIGSEPVLKNNDLVEVVTESVEYLQKRLSSHIEFEISSENNHEMCKINVPLFAWVLENLSKNAADAMEGTGKLTFHISSTDKQIILDVSDTGKGINPSKFKTVFEPGYTTKKRGWGLGLSLVKRIIKNYHDGQIFVKESTPNVKTTFRIILKK from the coding sequence ATGGCATTAAACAACTATCAGTTTAGGACAATAATAAAGGCTGCAATATTTGTCTTAGCCATGACTATTGTTGGTGTTTCGCTGCTTTATACAGACAATTTAGCCCAAAAACTGGCAGATGAAGAGCGGGTAAAAATGGCTTTGTGGGCAGAAGCCACCAAACTTATTGCCACAGCCAGCCAAAATGAGGACTATGACTTAACTTATGCACTCTCTGTGGTAAAAGCCAACAATACCATTCCGGTTATCGTTACACTTGAATCGGGAGAAATTATCAATGAAAAAAACATCGATTCCGTTCGCTCAAAAGATCCTGAATATTTGAAAAGTTTGATAAAGGATATGCGGTCGGAAAACGAACCAATTGAGGCCGAACTATTTGAAAATCAAAAAATTATAATTTATTACAACAATTCCATTTTATTTCAAAAACTAAAACTTTACCCCTATGTTCAACTGGCTATAATTGCTGTTTTTTTGATGATTACCTATTACGCTTTTAGCTATAACAGAAGGTGGGAACAAGACCAAGTGTGGGTGGGTATGAGCAAAGAAACAGCTCATCAATTAGGCACTCCAATATCTTCGTTGATGGCTTGGATGGAGCTGACAAAGGCCAACGATGGTAATATGTCAGAAGAGGTAATTCAAGAAGTTGAGTATGACATTAAACGGTTGGAACTTATTACTGAGAGGTTTTCAAAAATCGGTTCTGAGCCGGTGCTTAAAAACAATGATTTGGTTGAAGTGGTCACAGAATCGGTGGAATATTTGCAAAAAAGACTTTCCAGCCATATCGAGTTCGAGATTAGTAGCGAAAACAACCATGAAATGTGCAAAATTAATGTGCCACTTTTTGCATGGGTTTTAGAAAATCTATCAAAAAACGCTGCAGATGCCATGGAAGGAACCGGCAAACTCACCTTCCATATTTCTTCAACCGATAAACAAATTATTTTGGATGTGTCGGACACGGGCAAAGGCATAAATCCATCCAAATTCAAAACGGTATTCGAACCGGGCTATACCACCAAAAAACGGGGTTGGGGTTTGGGGCTGTCGCTGGTAAAACGAATTATAAAAAATTATCACGATGGCCAGATATTTGTAAAAGAATCAACCCCGAATGTTAAAACAACGTTTAGAATTATTCTAAAAAAATGA
- a CDS encoding PAS domain S-box protein yields the protein MRTTQLFSASTILAIEKYCSIFDEIVSPVVVCAFSGEIVYKNERFVELFGNAKHLNQLDKNRHETWVSLLSKVFKSDIDFKPIICSDLAEIRPLHLADETFCLVKLSIKKNDFIEDAVEIKLHTLGLPPNDEKLLKSTLKNAYNALMILDYSKKEYIGVNSRALQLFGYSFDEFLGLKMGDLSPVVLEKNQTIEEATKVYLEESINTQKRVLFKWKIRHKNGTIIPVEVSLFRLPTQNGIYIRISIIEVIFERQVNKILDTSTTKFDNQISTNINATRENYLDTFIRESPFPIVMLDNNMNYLFVANEWIKMFPPSDHADDMMGRNHYELYPKMPMRWKLTHQRAMNGEHITIERDSFFQNNGNTLWFDWEIRPWRNDSGEIGGIIILAQEKSSLVESEKAIKNQERLFRQFFNTDSIGWIETQSNDFFEALKPLNNQDKYGFKYWEEILSQKTIRYNSKIETIFGLNGDEKDFNPFSYIIDGFEHFVIKFVSAIRKKTNSLDAEITIKNKMGDIRNLSAHINFDIKSGVVLYAMHDITDLKVSLKALRDSEERYRTMFDSNSLAVVYTNYQKNIVKINEAFTSMLGYNEQEMQKIKENDILLDEFVDLNNQIHDELRNGTRRFAQSEKIYRKKDGKTIIAQTSSSALFDDTGNHYGNVTVIQDITDRKSYETTLENQNEELKKINKELDQFVYSAAHDLRAPIANVMGLAKLIRLENITDTAQHYIELQEKSLEKLDEFIKNIIDYSRNSRLELNKNEINLNEFVHGVVDQYRFSENAERLKIDIQVDQQSVFISDESRLSVIMNNLVSNAVRYMDTKKDNCFLSIQVVSNDEKAEIVVKDNGIGIETEHLASIFELFYRANSESKGTGIGLYIVKETVEKLEGKILVDSIFSVGTTFTVTIKNMK from the coding sequence ATGAGGACAACTCAGCTTTTTAGTGCATCCACCATTTTGGCAATAGAGAAATATTGCTCTATTTTCGATGAAATAGTTTCTCCAGTAGTTGTATGTGCTTTTTCCGGTGAAATCGTTTACAAAAACGAACGATTTGTTGAGCTTTTTGGAAACGCTAAACATCTAAACCAATTGGATAAAAATCGGCATGAAACTTGGGTTAGCCTTCTTTCTAAAGTCTTTAAAAGTGATATTGACTTTAAACCCATTATTTGCAGTGATTTAGCTGAAATTAGACCCTTGCATTTGGCTGACGAAACATTTTGTCTTGTCAAATTATCAATCAAAAAAAATGACTTCATTGAAGATGCGGTAGAAATAAAATTACATACGTTAGGGTTGCCTCCAAACGATGAAAAACTTCTAAAATCTACACTCAAAAATGCCTACAACGCCCTGATGATTCTGGATTATTCAAAAAAAGAATACATCGGTGTAAACTCAAGAGCCCTGCAACTTTTTGGATATTCATTTGACGAGTTTTTAGGCTTAAAAATGGGAGATCTTAGCCCAGTTGTACTCGAAAAAAATCAGACAATTGAAGAGGCCACAAAAGTTTATTTAGAAGAAAGTATCAACACCCAAAAGAGGGTTTTATTCAAATGGAAAATCCGGCATAAAAACGGAACCATTATTCCGGTTGAAGTTAGTTTGTTCAGACTTCCAACCCAAAATGGAATTTATATCCGAATCAGCATTATTGAGGTAATATTTGAAAGGCAAGTCAACAAAATTTTAGATACCTCAACCACAAAATTTGATAATCAGATTTCTACCAACATAAATGCAACCCGAGAAAACTATTTGGATACCTTTATTAGAGAAAGCCCCTTCCCCATTGTTATGCTTGATAACAATATGAATTATTTGTTTGTGGCAAATGAGTGGATTAAAATGTTTCCGCCTTCTGACCACGCAGATGATATGATGGGGCGGAATCACTACGAATTGTATCCTAAGATGCCAATGCGGTGGAAACTTACCCATCAACGAGCCATGAACGGCGAACACATTACCATTGAACGAGATTCTTTTTTTCAGAATAACGGAAACACTTTGTGGTTTGACTGGGAAATTAGACCTTGGAGAAATGATTCTGGCGAAATTGGAGGAATCATAATACTTGCTCAAGAAAAATCTTCTCTTGTGGAATCGGAAAAAGCCATAAAAAATCAAGAACGATTGTTCAGACAATTTTTTAATACAGACTCTATTGGATGGATAGAAACACAATCAAACGATTTTTTTGAAGCCTTAAAACCTTTGAACAATCAAGACAAATACGGCTTTAAATATTGGGAAGAGATTCTCTCCCAAAAAACCATTCGCTATAATTCAAAAATCGAAACCATTTTTGGTTTGAATGGAGATGAAAAAGATTTCAACCCGTTTTCTTATATAATTGATGGATTTGAGCATTTTGTGATAAAATTTGTTTCTGCCATAAGGAAAAAAACAAACTCGTTGGATGCCGAAATTACCATTAAAAATAAAATGGGAGATATTAGAAATTTATCAGCTCATATTAATTTTGATATAAAAAGTGGTGTGGTGCTTTATGCTATGCACGATATCACCGATTTAAAAGTAAGCCTTAAAGCCTTGCGAGATAGTGAGGAAAGATACCGAACCATGTTTGATAGCAACAGTTTGGCAGTGGTTTATACAAACTATCAGAAGAATATTGTAAAAATAAACGAGGCTTTTACCTCCATGCTTGGGTATAACGAGCAAGAAATGCAAAAAATTAAGGAAAACGATATTCTGTTAGACGAATTTGTGGACCTCAATAATCAAATTCATGATGAATTACGAAACGGAACCCGCCGATTTGCACAATCAGAAAAGATTTACAGAAAAAAGGATGGGAAAACCATAATTGCCCAAACTTCGAGCAGTGCACTGTTCGATGATACTGGAAACCACTACGGAAATGTTACGGTAATTCAAGATATTACCGACCGAAAAAGTTATGAAACTACTCTGGAAAACCAAAATGAAGAACTAAAGAAAATAAATAAAGAACTTGACCAATTTGTTTATAGTGCCGCCCACGATTTACGGGCACCCATTGCCAATGTTATGGGGTTGGCAAAATTAATTCGGCTTGAAAATATCACTGACACTGCCCAGCACTACATTGAACTTCAAGAAAAAAGTTTGGAAAAATTGGATGAGTTTATAAAAAACATCATCGATTACTCCAGAAATTCAAGGCTCGAACTAAACAAAAACGAAATTAATCTGAATGAATTTGTGCATGGAGTAGTTGACCAATATCGGTTTTCTGAAAATGCAGAAAGACTAAAAATCGACATCCAGGTTGACCAACAATCCGTGTTTATTTCTGATGAAAGCAGACTATCGGTAATTATGAACAACTTGGTTTCAAATGCCGTAAGGTATATGGACACAAAAAAGGATAACTGTTTCTTATCAATTCAAGTTGTTTCCAATGATGAAAAAGCCGAAATCGTGGTTAAAGACAATGGCATTGGCATTGAAACCGAGCATTTGGCCTCTATTTTTGAACTTTTTTACAGAGCAAATTCCGAGTCGAAAGGAACCGGAATCGGCCTGTATATTGTAAAAGAAACAGTAGAAAAATTGGAAGGAAAAATCCTTGTAGATTCTATTTTTTCTGTGGGTACTACATTTACTGTTACAATTAAAAATATGAAATGA
- the rocF gene encoding arginase has translation MRNNNIIIIENPSELGAGTRGAATGPIAVRLADNQGENKIYGKIEHTTIKSRNEALCKPVTTPHAKYVADIYEHNQEVVKTIKKQLLDQKFPLIISGDHSNAIGSIAAIKDTFPNKRLGVIWIDAHADLHTPYTSPSGNMHGMPLGVSLGEGYQTTPVNIPQPETIDYWHKLTHLGENQIHPKLLPTDLVFISIRDLEEPEWEDIEDNHIKHFVPARLLNKSMSDVAAETLEYLNQCDHIYISFDVDSMDPSVSTGTGTSVENGLTLPEAKNLLQSLMQSPKIVSLEITEINPLIDHQNKMAQVTLDILSHLLQ, from the coding sequence ATGAGAAACAATAACATAATCATTATCGAAAATCCGTCTGAATTGGGTGCAGGAACGCGAGGTGCAGCCACTGGACCTATTGCCGTAAGACTTGCTGACAATCAGGGTGAAAACAAAATTTATGGAAAAATTGAACACACCACCATAAAAAGCCGCAATGAAGCACTTTGCAAACCAGTAACCACCCCTCATGCAAAGTATGTGGCCGATATTTATGAGCACAACCAAGAAGTAGTAAAGACCATAAAAAAGCAACTTCTTGATCAAAAATTTCCGCTCATTATTTCTGGCGACCATAGCAACGCAATAGGAAGCATTGCCGCCATAAAAGATACCTTTCCGAACAAGCGGCTGGGGGTAATTTGGATAGATGCCCATGCCGACCTACACACGCCCTACACCAGCCCCAGCGGCAATATGCATGGCATGCCTTTGGGCGTTTCTCTTGGCGAAGGATATCAAACAACACCCGTAAATATACCCCAACCGGAAACCATAGATTATTGGCACAAATTGACACATTTGGGCGAAAACCAAATTCACCCAAAATTATTACCCACAGACCTCGTGTTTATCTCCATCCGCGATTTGGAAGAGCCTGAATGGGAAGATATAGAAGATAATCATATTAAACACTTTGTTCCGGCCAGATTGCTTAATAAATCCATGAGTGATGTGGCAGCCGAAACGTTGGAATATTTAAACCAATGCGACCATATTTACATCTCCTTCGATGTTGACTCGATGGATCCCTCTGTTAGCACTGGAACTGGCACCAGCGTAGAAAACGGACTAACGCTGCCCGAAGCTAAAAATCTACTCCAAAGCCTGATGCAAAGTCCAAAAATTGTTTCGTTGGAAATAACCGAAATCAACCCATTAATTGACCATCAAAATAAAATGGCTCAAGTTACTTTGGATATTTTATCCCATTTGCTCCAATAA
- a CDS encoding DUF4249 domain-containing protein, with protein sequence MKNTLFILLLITLFASCETVVTDVEIPEVSRKTVVELAMGNLTSTYKASLTKSNPIFNSRPGEFEVIADATLVVSGNGISDTFLYDVSNAVYTSRKNYNFAPGQIYELNIKTKDGNSVSSKAAYPVAATGIETKVDSVVQFGETIYRFHVKWDDQLGVNDYYQLECYTVFEYEPGLTDTIFGGFYREYVGPDDIINSNYVADGEFYKYEGGGVNDVKVFIVISGISEEHYKYGRVLEKYNPDNPFSEPTLIPTNIEGGLGMFVLKNSVVTEL encoded by the coding sequence ATGAAAAACACACTCTTTATACTCTTGTTAATAACGCTTTTTGCCAGTTGCGAAACCGTGGTAACCGACGTAGAAATACCCGAAGTATCTCGCAAAACGGTAGTAGAATTGGCCATGGGCAATTTGACCTCAACCTATAAAGCCTCGCTCACAAAAAGCAATCCTATTTTTAATTCAAGACCTGGTGAGTTTGAGGTGATAGCCGATGCAACTCTGGTTGTATCGGGAAATGGAATTTCTGACACCTTTCTTTATGATGTTTCAAATGCGGTATATACCTCTCGGAAAAACTACAACTTTGCTCCCGGCCAAATCTATGAATTAAACATAAAAACAAAAGATGGGAATTCGGTTAGTTCAAAAGCTGCCTATCCAGTGGCGGCTACAGGAATTGAGACTAAGGTAGATTCTGTGGTTCAATTTGGAGAAACAATTTACAGGTTTCATGTAAAATGGGATGACCAGTTGGGAGTAAACGATTATTATCAGTTAGAATGTTACACAGTGTTTGAATACGAACCCGGACTTACTGATACCATTTTTGGTGGTTTTTATAGAGAATATGTTGGCCCCGATGACATTATTAATAGCAACTACGTGGCCGATGGCGAATTTTACAAATACGAAGGCGGCGGTGTTAATGACGTAAAAGTATTTATCGTTATTAGCGGAATATCTGAAGAACACTACAAATACGGTCGTGTATTAGAAAAATACAACCCCGACAATCCGTTTTCGGAACCAACCCTAATACCCACCAATATAGAAGGTGGTTTGGGCATGTTTGTACTAAAAAACTCGGTGGTTACGGAGCTATAG
- a CDS encoding peptidoglycan DD-metalloendopeptidase family protein, which yields MFWACQKDGKTTNQQKGNKGKMAAESVDSIQTLYDFKINRFLDNIDTFEVARNSIFENMFDGYNTNDSLVFEAIGKTDSIFKINKIIAGNTVEMVYRNQHDGKYASHLIYHVSPVEKLILEFRDKSDAHIYKIKVDTVERTIASRIERTLYHSILDAQATYELGISLSEVFAWQVNFFKIDENDFFKVVFDEYQANGKVIGVGSIKAAMFYHRGDTFYAYKYINGEDSGYYDQNGESLKKAFLKAPLKYSRISSRYSKRRFHPVTKEWKAHLGTDYAAPTGTPIRTVGDGRIVAATFAKYNGNFVKVEHNKKYTTQYLHMSKIAKGIKVGKHVKQGDIIGFVGSTGLATGPHLCFRFWQNGVQIDPYSVISPRSTEVSSKHLADFKAVKKFWEDKFNQLPLPDKNAEKDLPEDDFIED from the coding sequence ATGTTTTGGGCGTGCCAAAAGGATGGAAAAACAACTAATCAACAAAAAGGTAACAAGGGCAAAATGGCGGCAGAATCGGTCGATTCCATTCAAACCTTGTATGATTTTAAGATAAATCGGTTTTTAGACAACATTGACACCTTTGAGGTTGCTAGGAATTCCATCTTCGAAAATATGTTTGACGGATACAATACCAACGATTCATTGGTATTTGAAGCCATCGGAAAAACAGATTCTATTTTTAAGATAAATAAAATAATTGCCGGAAATACGGTAGAGATGGTATATAGAAACCAACATGATGGAAAGTATGCCTCTCATTTGATTTACCATGTTTCACCAGTAGAGAAACTCATTTTGGAATTTAGAGATAAATCAGATGCTCATATTTATAAAATTAAGGTAGATACCGTTGAACGAACCATTGCCTCACGCATTGAGCGAACACTTTATCATAGCATTTTAGATGCTCAAGCAACGTATGAATTGGGCATTTCGCTTTCCGAAGTTTTTGCGTGGCAGGTAAACTTCTTTAAAATTGATGAAAACGATTTTTTTAAAGTCGTTTTTGATGAGTATCAGGCCAACGGAAAAGTAATAGGGGTGGGGTCTATAAAGGCGGCTATGTTCTACCATAGGGGCGATACATTTTATGCCTACAAATACATTAATGGAGAAGATTCCGGCTATTATGATCAAAACGGAGAAAGTTTGAAAAAGGCATTTTTAAAAGCACCGTTGAAGTATAGCAGAATAAGCAGTAGGTACAGTAAACGTAGATTTCATCCGGTAACTAAAGAATGGAAAGCACACTTGGGAACAGACTATGCAGCCCCCACAGGTACACCAATCAGAACAGTGGGAGATGGGCGTATTGTAGCTGCCACTTTTGCTAAATACAATGGAAATTTTGTAAAGGTGGAGCATAACAAAAAATACACTACACAGTATCTGCACATGAGCAAAATAGCTAAGGGAATCAAAGTTGGCAAACACGTAAAACAGGGAGATATTATCGGATTTGTGGGCAGCACTGGTTTGGCCACAGGGCCTCATTTGTGTTTTCGGTTTTGGCAAAATGGTGTTCAGATTGACCCATATTCCGTTATTTCACCCAGATCTACCGAGGTAAGTAGCAAACATTTGGCCGATTTTAAAGCGGTAAAGAAATTTTGGGAAGATAAGTTTAACCAATTGCCCTTGCCCGATAAAAATGCTGAAAAAGATTTGCCAGAGGATGATTTTATTGAGGATTAA
- a CDS encoding glycosyltransferase family 9 protein: MDKEKILYLFTAIASKMLNAGKPTKPKKVERILALKLDEIGDMVYTMHCFSALKKVFPDAHLSVVCKPMNNDLVKQTGVVDDIINDLKTVEGKFDVQIDFRGNWASVKRAILGGCYYYLERGSIRLHNKIGGAQTHEIITNQNIIKPLFPKGFIFDKPRFNVEKKDIEFIDDLLNKLQLQKFVLMHCGARDAERRWPTDRFALLVNKIFEKYGLKTIFIGSKNESELVETVLKETPHGINLAGQTSLMQLAALTRKCTFYVGNESGPLHFAIIEQKPLVALFGPGVKDVFYPIYPNQHVIHHLKPGQIKGDNDSILQISVEEVYACIDSIF; this comes from the coding sequence ATGGATAAAGAGAAAATCTTGTATTTATTTACTGCAATAGCTTCAAAAATGCTAAACGCAGGAAAACCAACAAAACCCAAAAAAGTAGAGCGAATTTTGGCCTTAAAGTTGGATGAAATTGGCGATATGGTTTATACCATGCACTGTTTCTCTGCCTTAAAAAAAGTGTTTCCCGATGCACACCTTTCGGTTGTTTGTAAGCCAATGAACAATGATTTGGTAAAACAAACCGGGGTGGTGGATGATATAATTAACGATTTAAAAACCGTTGAAGGCAAATTTGATGTTCAAATCGATTTTAGAGGCAATTGGGCGAGCGTGAAAAGGGCTATTCTTGGCGGATGCTACTACTATTTAGAGCGGGGTAGTATCAGACTTCATAATAAAATTGGTGGTGCACAAACCCACGAAATCATCACAAATCAAAACATCATTAAACCACTTTTTCCGAAAGGTTTTATTTTTGACAAACCGCGTTTTAACGTTGAAAAAAAGGATATTGAATTTATTGACGATTTACTTAATAAACTACAACTTCAAAAATTTGTGCTGATGCATTGCGGGGCGAGAGATGCAGAACGCCGCTGGCCGACCGATAGGTTCGCCCTATTGGTAAATAAAATCTTTGAGAAATATGGATTAAAAACCATTTTTATTGGCTCAAAAAACGAAAGTGAATTGGTAGAAACGGTTTTAAAAGAAACCCCCCACGGCATAAACTTGGCGGGCCAAACCAGTTTAATGCAATTAGCCGCCTTAACCAGAAAATGTACGTTTTATGTGGGTAATGAAAGTGGTCCGTTGCATTTTGCCATCATCGAGCAAAAGCCTTTGGTGGCACTGTTTGGCCCTGGGGTAAAAGACGTTTTTTACCCTATTTACCCTAATCAACATGTCATTCATCACCTAAAACCCGGCCAGATAAAAGGCGATAATGACTCCATTTTGCAGATTTCTGTGGAAGAGGTTTACGCTTGTATTGATTCTATTTTTTGA
- the trxA gene encoding thioredoxin has product MALEFNDGNWESEVMQSDVPVLVDFWAVWCGPCKMIAPVVEELSGEYAGKVKIGKMNVDENRNTPSKYGIRSIPTLLVFKNGEVVDKLVGAVPKSTIVQKLESQLG; this is encoded by the coding sequence ATGGCACTTGAATTTAATGACGGAAACTGGGAATCTGAAGTAATGCAATCTGACGTTCCTGTATTGGTTGATTTTTGGGCAGTATGGTGTGGCCCCTGCAAAATGATTGCTCCTGTGGTGGAAGAATTGAGCGGAGAATATGCCGGAAAGGTAAAAATTGGCAAAATGAACGTGGACGAAAACAGAAATACACCTTCAAAATATGGTATTAGAAGCATCCCTACGTTGTTGGTTTTCAAAAACGGAGAAGTGGTTGACAAATTGGTTGGAGCTGTACCCAAAAGCACCATTGTTCAAAAGTTAGAATCACAATTGGGATAA
- a CDS encoding cyclase family protein, which produces MIFKTTFRDKEIAFDSSVYFDLSTPISDGENNVNAYYIANPVFQPFRGGDFVGSVALGGACNCENLTLNAHGNGTHTECVGHISKEKYTINQCLKEFVHVARLISVTPEKLENGDLVISEKWLEGFDYTNVNALIIRSLPNDDSKLRKQYSGTNPTYLSSKLTQKVAELGINHLIIDLPSVDKEEDGGMLSAHHAFWQYPQNTRTNATITELAFVPNGAADGLYVLQMQIAPLETDASPSKPIIYPIV; this is translated from the coding sequence ATGATTTTTAAAACAACTTTTAGAGATAAAGAAATAGCATTTGACAGCAGCGTTTATTTTGATTTGTCAACACCCATTTCGGATGGAGAAAACAACGTGAACGCCTATTACATTGCAAATCCGGTTTTTCAGCCATTTAGAGGGGGAGATTTTGTGGGTTCGGTGGCTTTGGGCGGAGCCTGCAATTGCGAGAACTTAACACTAAATGCCCATGGCAACGGTACGCACACAGAATGTGTTGGGCATATTAGCAAAGAAAAATACACCATCAATCAATGCTTAAAAGAGTTTGTGCATGTAGCTCGGCTCATTTCTGTTACGCCCGAAAAATTGGAGAACGGAGATTTAGTAATTTCCGAAAAATGGTTGGAAGGATTTGATTATACTAATGTAAACGCTTTGATTATTAGGAGTTTGCCAAATGACGATTCAAAACTGAGAAAACAATATTCAGGTACGAATCCAACCTATTTAAGCTCGAAACTCACACAAAAGGTGGCCGAATTGGGTATCAATCACCTAATTATCGACTTACCATCGGTAGATAAGGAGGAAGATGGCGGAATGTTGTCTGCTCATCATGCTTTTTGGCAATATCCCCAAAACACCCGAACCAATGCCACCATTACCGAATTGGCTTTTGTGCCCAATGGGGCAGCCGATGGGTTGTATGTTTTACAGATGCAAATTGCCCCATTAGAAACAGATGCAAGCCCCAGTAAACCAATTATTTATCCTATTGTATGA
- a CDS encoding DUF58 domain-containing protein, translating into MNLNQEIIRIDNLELLAKQVVEGFITGLHKSPYHGFSVEFAEHRQYNTGETTRNIDWKLFARTERLYTKRFEEETNLRCHILIDTSSSMYYPDTGQNKIKFSVVAAANLMYMLKKQRDGVGLTLFSNKIEQQIPAKSSPSHHLLLHKVLIEALNKKAEHQTTNVVDALHQIAEQIHRRSMVVLFSDMFDQADETLLFDALQHLKFNKHEVILFHTIHHKSELNFEFENRPYTFEDIETGVKVRLFPSEVKEHYTSKLSAFYNELKNKCAQYKIDFVETDISNSVSQVLLPFLVKRQRMRG; encoded by the coding sequence GTGAATTTAAATCAAGAAATAATACGGATAGATAATCTTGAACTACTTGCTAAACAAGTGGTTGAGGGTTTTATTACGGGCTTGCACAAAAGCCCTTATCATGGTTTTTCGGTTGAATTTGCCGAACACCGACAATACAATACCGGCGAAACTACCCGAAACATCGACTGGAAATTATTTGCCCGAACCGAAAGGTTATATACCAAACGATTTGAAGAGGAAACCAATCTAAGATGCCATATTTTGATTGACACATCTTCAAGCATGTACTATCCAGACACAGGGCAAAACAAAATAAAATTTTCGGTAGTGGCGGCTGCCAATTTGATGTATATGCTTAAAAAACAGCGAGATGGAGTAGGTTTAACCCTGTTTAGTAACAAAATTGAGCAACAAATTCCGGCCAAATCATCACCAAGCCATCATTTGCTTTTGCACAAAGTTTTGATAGAGGCATTGAATAAAAAAGCCGAACATCAAACCACAAATGTAGTAGATGCCCTTCATCAAATTGCCGAACAAATTCATAGAAGAAGCATGGTTGTGCTATTTAGCGATATGTTTGACCAAGCCGATGAAACCTTGCTTTTTGATGCATTACAGCATTTAAAATTCAATAAACATGAGGTAATACTTTTTCATACCATCCACCACAAAAGCGAACTAAATTTTGAATTTGAAAACCGCCCATATACTTTTGAAGATATAGAAACCGGAGTGAAAGTAAGGCTTTTTCCTTCAGAGGTTAAAGAACATTACACGTCAAAACTTTCAGCGTTTTATAATGAGCTTAAAAACAAATGTGCTCAATATAAAATTGATTTTGTAGAAACGGATATTTCCAATTCCGTTTCTCAAGTTCTATTGCCTTTTTTGGTAAAAAGACAACGAATGAGAGGATGA